From Candidatus Binatia bacterium, a single genomic window includes:
- the hisI gene encoding phosphoribosyl-AMP cyclohydrolase produces the protein MEGPDFSKGLLPAVAQDHETGEVLMLAYMNEDSWQETLRTRRATYWTRSRQKLWRKGEESGNVQEVVDILIDCDRDTIVLKVRQIGGAACHKGYRSCFYRRLDGNDWAIEDERVFDPDEVYQK, from the coding sequence ATGGAAGGTCCGGATTTCAGCAAAGGGCTGTTGCCCGCCGTCGCGCAGGATCACGAGACGGGCGAGGTCTTGATGCTCGCGTACATGAACGAAGACAGCTGGCAGGAGACCCTGCGCACGCGCCGCGCCACGTACTGGACGCGCTCGCGACAGAAGTTGTGGCGCAAGGGTGAGGAATCCGGAAACGTTCAAGAGGTGGTCGACATTCTGATCGATTGCGACCGCGACACCATCGTCCTCAAGGTCAGGCAAATCGGCGGCGCGGCGTGCCACAAAGGCTACCGCAGCTGCTTCTACCGCCGCCTGGACGGCAACGACTGGGCCATCGAAGACGAGCGTGTCTTCGACCCCGACGAGGTCTATCAGAAGTAG